Proteins encoded within one genomic window of Triticum aestivum cultivar Chinese Spring chromosome 2D, IWGSC CS RefSeq v2.1, whole genome shotgun sequence:
- the LOC123053739 gene encoding transcription factor bHLH153, protein MMMTQVANHSKRNHTDSYFSGKQQQQQQQAGATTTSGGSEEFAGMGSKKPRNASPRGSGGPISPKEKKDKVGERVAALQQLVSPFGKTDTASVLQEASGYIKFLHQQLEVLSSPYMRPPPAPGAEPEDPDHYSLRNRGLCLVPVEQTLQLTQSNGADLWAPANTTRRT, encoded by the exons atgatgatgactCAAGTGGCCAACCACAGCAAGAGGAACCACACCGACAGCTACTTCAgcgggaagcagcagcagcagcagcagcaggccggcgccaccaccaccagcgGCGGCTCGGAGGAGTTCGCGGGCATGGGGTCCAAGAAGCCGAGGAACGCCAGCCCCCGGGGCAGCGGCGGCCCCATTTCTCCCAAG GAGAAGAAGGACAAGGTCGGCGAGAGAGTGGCGGCGCTGCAGCAGCTCGTGTCGCCATTTGGGAAG ACGGACACAGCTTCTGTTCTTCAGGAGGCCTCGGGCTACATCAAGTTCCTGCACCAGCAGCTCGAGGTTCTTAGCTCCCCGTACatgcgccctcctccggcgcccggCGCCGAGCCTGAG GACCCCGACCACTACAGCCTGCGGAACCGCGGCCTGTGCCTGGTGCCGGTAGAGCAGACGCTGCAGCTGACCCAGAGCAACGGGGCCGACCTCTGGGCGCCGGCGAACACCACCAGACGCACCTGA
- the LOC123053742 gene encoding B-box zinc finger protein 24 isoform X1 gives MRIQCDACEGAAATVVCCADEAALCARCDVQIHAANKLASKHQRLPLEDAAAAAGLPRCDVCQDKPAFVFCVDDRALFCRDCDDSIHVQGTLSANHQRYIATGIRVGFSSVCSAHADTHPPPSKPKAPQIAAVPRAAPVSAAAQEVPSSPFLPSSGWAVEDLLQFSDYESSDKQKGSPSPLGFKELEWFADIDLFHDDQAPAPKWGGTAAEVPELFASPQPASNAGFYKTAGARQSKKARVELPDDDDEDYLIVPDLG, from the exons ATGAGGATCCAGTGCGACGCGTGCGAgggcgcggcggcgacggtggtgtgctGCGCGGACGAGGCGGCGCTGTGCGCGCGCTGCGACGTGCAGATCCACGCCGCCAACAAGCTGGCCAGCAAGCACCAGCGCCTCCCGCtcgaggacgccgccgccgccgccggcctcccgcGCTGCGACGTCTGCCAGGACAAGCCGGCCTTCGTCTTCTGCGTGGACGACAGGGCGCTCTTCTGCCGCGACTGCGACGACTCCATCCACGTCCAGGGCACGCTCTCCGCCAACCACCAGCGCTACATCGCCACCGGCATCCGCGTCGGCTTCAGCTCCGTCTGCAGCGCCCACGCCGACACCCACCCGCCGCCCTCCAAGCCCAAGGCGCCGCAGATCGCCGCCGTCCCCAGGGCGGCGCCGGTCTCCGCCGCGGCGCAGGAGGTGCCGTCGTCGCCGTTCCTGCCGTCGTCCGGCTGGGCCGTCGAGGACCTCCTGCAGTTCTCCGACTACGAGTCCAGCGACAAG CAGAAGGGTTCTCCGTCTCCTCTCGGGTTCAAGGAGCTGGAGTGGTTCGCCGACATCGACCTGTTCCACGACGACCAGGCGCCGGCGCCAAAGTGGGGCGGAACCGCGGCGGAGGTGCCCGAGCTCTTCGCCTCGCCGCAGCCGGCCAGCAACGCCGGCTTCTACAAGACAGCCGGAGCGCGCCAGAGCAAGAAGGCGAGGGTGGAGCtgcccgacgacgacgacgaggactaccTCATCGTTCCCGATCTTGGATGA
- the LOC123053742 gene encoding B-box zinc finger protein 24 isoform X2 codes for MRIQCDACEGAAATVVCCADEAALCARCDVQIHAANKLASKHQRLPLEDAAAAAGLPRCDVCQDKPAFVFCVDDRALFCRDCDDSIHVQGTLSANHQRYIATGIRVGFSSVCSAHADTHPPPSKPKAPQIAAVPRAAPVSAAAQEVPSSPFLPSSGWAVEDLLQFSDYESSDKKGSPSPLGFKELEWFADIDLFHDDQAPAPKWGGTAAEVPELFASPQPASNAGFYKTAGARQSKKARVELPDDDDEDYLIVPDLG; via the exons ATGAGGATCCAGTGCGACGCGTGCGAgggcgcggcggcgacggtggtgtgctGCGCGGACGAGGCGGCGCTGTGCGCGCGCTGCGACGTGCAGATCCACGCCGCCAACAAGCTGGCCAGCAAGCACCAGCGCCTCCCGCtcgaggacgccgccgccgccgccggcctcccgcGCTGCGACGTCTGCCAGGACAAGCCGGCCTTCGTCTTCTGCGTGGACGACAGGGCGCTCTTCTGCCGCGACTGCGACGACTCCATCCACGTCCAGGGCACGCTCTCCGCCAACCACCAGCGCTACATCGCCACCGGCATCCGCGTCGGCTTCAGCTCCGTCTGCAGCGCCCACGCCGACACCCACCCGCCGCCCTCCAAGCCCAAGGCGCCGCAGATCGCCGCCGTCCCCAGGGCGGCGCCGGTCTCCGCCGCGGCGCAGGAGGTGCCGTCGTCGCCGTTCCTGCCGTCGTCCGGCTGGGCCGTCGAGGACCTCCTGCAGTTCTCCGACTACGAGTCCAGCGACAAG AAGGGTTCTCCGTCTCCTCTCGGGTTCAAGGAGCTGGAGTGGTTCGCCGACATCGACCTGTTCCACGACGACCAGGCGCCGGCGCCAAAGTGGGGCGGAACCGCGGCGGAGGTGCCCGAGCTCTTCGCCTCGCCGCAGCCGGCCAGCAACGCCGGCTTCTACAAGACAGCCGGAGCGCGCCAGAGCAAGAAGGCGAGGGTGGAGCtgcccgacgacgacgacgaggactaccTCATCGTTCCCGATCTTGGATGA
- the LOC123053741 gene encoding uncharacterized CRM domain-containing protein At3g25440, chloroplastic isoform X1, with protein sequence MAGRLLLLRQATRMWRLQPSPPPPPCPSSGSVDATAPSHGTMRLSAPPPPYTFHKVFYQDDRFFSWPRSYNLQTCCSVHTSRPVNSQNQDTATGPQNTGAMVSVDDSGKPKAKRKKLKGKRAVTRFLKSLRWKKEREFQRMTAEEKILKKLKLARKKEERLLAALKKIEPNDPSEPTHDPEVLTPEEHFYFLKMGQKSKNYVPVGRRGIYQGVILNMHLHWKKHQTLQVIVKTFTPEEVKEIASELAVLSGGIVLSIEEGNTIIMYRGKNYAQPPPEIMSPKVALPRKKALDKSKYRDRLRALRRYIPRLEQELEYQHALMKLAGGHIGQSAAKDIAFISDSTNSVSVNKDSSSSVYKGTVSELLSESVERSEKLADENSEVDDDSTSESITYSESEDLSDMFETDSEEQAEDSKERPLYLDRLDKFLPEKVDNESDDFEEHLRKIASLSDKADSPAKELKISELDEIDKIFLRASSLLKKR encoded by the exons ATGGCCGGTCGGCTCCTCTTGCTCCGGCAGGCCACAAGGATGTGGCGCCTCCAGCCTTCACCACCTCCGCCCCCTTGCCCCTCGTCCGGCAGCGTAGACGCGACGGCGCCTTCCCACGGAACAATGAGGCTCAGCGCACCACCTCCGCC TTATACTTTTCACAAGGTTTTTTACCAAGACGACAGGTTCTTCAGTTGGCCACGAAGTTATAACCTTCAAACATGCTGTTCTGTCCATACCAGTCGACCTGTTAATAGTCAAAATCAAGATACGGCAACGGGTCCACAAAATACTGGGGCCATGGTATCCGTTGATGATTCTGGCAAACCAAAAGCGAAGAGGAAAAAACTTAAAGGAAAGAGGGCCGTAACAAGGTTTTTGAAATCCTTGAGATGGAAAAAGGAAAGGGAATTTCAGAGAATGACCGCTGAGGAGAAGATTTTGAAAAAATTGAAGCTA GCTCGAAAGAAGGAAGAACGACTTCTTGCAGCTTTGAAGAAAATCGAGCCAAATGATCCTTCAGAACCCACACATGATCCTGAGGTTCTTACACCTGAAGAACACTTCTACTTCCTCAAGATGGGCCAAAAAAGTAAAAATTATGTGCCTGTTGGAAGACGTGGAATTTACCAGGGAGTGATCTTGAACATGCATTTGCACTGGAAAAAGCACCAAACCCTACAGGTAATTGTGAAGACATTCACACCAGAGGAGGTCAAGGAAATTGCCTCAGAGTTAGCAGTTCTAAGTGGTGGTATTGTGCTCAGCATTGAAGAAGGAAATACAATTATCATGTACAGAGGAAAAAACTATGCACAGCCACCACCCGAGATAATGTCACCAAAGGTTGCACTTCCTAGAAAGAAG GCACTGGACAAATCAAAATATAGAGATCGCCTCCGAGCTCTTAGGCGGTACATTCCCAGGCTTGAGCAGGAGCTTGAATATCAGCACGCCCTGATGAAGTTAGCTGGAGGCCATATAGGACAAAGTGCGGCGAAAGACATTGCTTTTATTTCAGACTCTACAAACAGTGTGTCTGTGAATAAAGATTCTTCTAGCTCAGTTTACAAGGGAACTGTATCCGAACTCCTGTCAGAAAGTGTAGAAAGGTCTGAGAAGTTGGCGGATGAAAATTCTGAGGTTGATGATGATTCAACTTCGGAGTCTATCACATATTCAGAATCCGAGGATCTCTCTGACATGTTTGAGACAGATTCAGAGGAGCAAGCAGAAGATAGCAAGGAGCGTCCTTTGTATCTAGATAGGCTGGATAAGTTTCTCCCAGAAAAAGTCGATAATGAATCAGACGATTTTGAGGAGCATCTGCGGAAGATTGCTTCACTCTCTGACAAGGCAGATTCACCCGCAAAAGAACTGAAAATCTCCGAGCTTGATGAGATTGATAAAATATTCCTAAGAGCTAGTTCATTGCTGAAGAAAAGGTGA
- the LOC123053741 gene encoding uncharacterized CRM domain-containing protein At3g25440, chloroplastic isoform X2 produces the protein MVSVDDSGKPKAKRKKLKGKRAVTRFLKSLRWKKEREFQRMTAEEKILKKLKLARKKEERLLAALKKIEPNDPSEPTHDPEVLTPEEHFYFLKMGQKSKNYVPVGRRGIYQGVILNMHLHWKKHQTLQVIVKTFTPEEVKEIASELAVLSGGIVLSIEEGNTIIMYRGKNYAQPPPEIMSPKVALPRKKALDKSKYRDRLRALRRYIPRLEQELEYQHALMKLAGGHIGQSAAKDIAFISDSTNSVSVNKDSSSSVYKGTVSELLSESVERSEKLADENSEVDDDSTSESITYSESEDLSDMFETDSEEQAEDSKERPLYLDRLDKFLPEKVDNESDDFEEHLRKIASLSDKADSPAKELKISELDEIDKIFLRASSLLKKR, from the exons ATGGTATCCGTTGATGATTCTGGCAAACCAAAAGCGAAGAGGAAAAAACTTAAAGGAAAGAGGGCCGTAACAAGGTTTTTGAAATCCTTGAGATGGAAAAAGGAAAGGGAATTTCAGAGAATGACCGCTGAGGAGAAGATTTTGAAAAAATTGAAGCTA GCTCGAAAGAAGGAAGAACGACTTCTTGCAGCTTTGAAGAAAATCGAGCCAAATGATCCTTCAGAACCCACACATGATCCTGAGGTTCTTACACCTGAAGAACACTTCTACTTCCTCAAGATGGGCCAAAAAAGTAAAAATTATGTGCCTGTTGGAAGACGTGGAATTTACCAGGGAGTGATCTTGAACATGCATTTGCACTGGAAAAAGCACCAAACCCTACAGGTAATTGTGAAGACATTCACACCAGAGGAGGTCAAGGAAATTGCCTCAGAGTTAGCAGTTCTAAGTGGTGGTATTGTGCTCAGCATTGAAGAAGGAAATACAATTATCATGTACAGAGGAAAAAACTATGCACAGCCACCACCCGAGATAATGTCACCAAAGGTTGCACTTCCTAGAAAGAAG GCACTGGACAAATCAAAATATAGAGATCGCCTCCGAGCTCTTAGGCGGTACATTCCCAGGCTTGAGCAGGAGCTTGAATATCAGCACGCCCTGATGAAGTTAGCTGGAGGCCATATAGGACAAAGTGCGGCGAAAGACATTGCTTTTATTTCAGACTCTACAAACAGTGTGTCTGTGAATAAAGATTCTTCTAGCTCAGTTTACAAGGGAACTGTATCCGAACTCCTGTCAGAAAGTGTAGAAAGGTCTGAGAAGTTGGCGGATGAAAATTCTGAGGTTGATGATGATTCAACTTCGGAGTCTATCACATATTCAGAATCCGAGGATCTCTCTGACATGTTTGAGACAGATTCAGAGGAGCAAGCAGAAGATAGCAAGGAGCGTCCTTTGTATCTAGATAGGCTGGATAAGTTTCTCCCAGAAAAAGTCGATAATGAATCAGACGATTTTGAGGAGCATCTGCGGAAGATTGCTTCACTCTCTGACAAGGCAGATTCACCCGCAAAAGAACTGAAAATCTCCGAGCTTGATGAGATTGATAAAATATTCCTAAGAGCTAGTTCATTGCTGAAGAAAAGGTGA